The genomic window gaccccgggaccatgacctgagctgaaggcagcccctAGGTAACACCTCCTGAGAGGAGCATCCTGAGTCCCTCGGGGGCTGTGATGGAGGCACGTCTGAAATGCAAAATCAAACAGACAAGGAAAGCCGCCCGGCTGCCATCCTGGGTGCGGGTCTGGTGACCAGCGTCCAGCTGCACAGCCgcagcctggggcagggcccGTGTCCCCGCTGCCCCTCCGGTGACGGGACCAGGGCTGCGGACGGCGGGCCTGGCACTGGCCTATCCCCATCCCGCTTCTCCTTCCGCGGAGAGCGTgtgtgcccccagccccccaccgcCGGGGCCCTCCGAGGACAGACCCACGGGGAAGGACACATCCTGGGAAGCAGGGACCCAGGCGGGCACACTCACGCACACGCGTGCCCACGGCCGCCTCGTCCAAGGGTCGGAGGGAAGCTGGCAATCTGGATTTGTAGGTGGAAGCTCTTGATTTTGAGAGCGCTCCGCGAGCCAGAAGGCAAAGCCGCTGAGTGGGTGTCTGTGGGCCGGGGCAGGTGACATGGGGCGGCTGGGCTCACCCCGCGGGGCACCGTGTGCACAGCACAGCCAGGGACAGGGACAGCATGGCCGGGGACAGGGCCACCACGGCAGGGATGGCCACCGTGGCTGGGACAAGGCCGCCGCCCCTGCGCCCTCTGAGGACCTTCCCGCCGAGGCCCCAGCGTGGTGCCCCCTAAGCCGGGCGCCCGTGCCAGCCCCTGTGCCTGCTCCCCCGCAGCCCCGGCTCCCTGGGCCCGCACTGCTGCTTTGTCCGAGGGGTGTTCCTGGCCCGGCCTCGCCCCAGCACCAGGTCCCGCAGGATGTGCCCCCCCACACCTgggcacccccccgccccgggcacccCATCCCcgggcacccccccaccccgccggccTCGCCCGGAGCCTTCACACAGTTTCCTGGAAACGTCAGGGCGGCGGAGCTGTTTCCCTAACTCAGGAGACAACtcagcagttttgtttttcagcGTCTGGGACTCATAAACCTGGAATCCTGTCTTCGTTTTTCCACTAGAATTTTCCTTGGCTGGGAGCCTGGCCCGGGCCTTGGCCAAGAGGTTGCGCTCGGCCGGCCCTCTGCCGGGCTCCGTCCTCCCCACCCAGGGCACGGCGGCTCTACAGGTGGGGAGACTGAGTCAGGCGGTGGCAGCGGGGATGCCGCCTCGGAGGAGCCCGAGGGAAGCCTTGCCGGGGAGCGGCGTCCAGGGCGGCCCGTGGCCTGCGCCCGCGCCCCTCGGCTCGTGGGCCTGGAGCAAGGGAGGCGGAGCGGAGCCTGGGCGGCCGGGCGGGTGGGCCGGGCGGGCCGGGTGCTTCACTCCCTGGGCCGTGGGCCGTTAACTGGCCAGGAGGGAGAGTGCGCAGGACCCCGGGCCTTGCTTTTGATGTCGTCCCCGTCTGGCAGCCCGCGGGCCACTGTCCCCACCGCCGTCAGAGCGGACGACCACCACTGCCTGCTGCCCTTGCGGGACCCGCAGCACTCCTCGCGTCTGCGTGGCCAGGCCCGGTGCCCCTGGGCTCTGCGCCCCGCTTCCCGCACCCTCCTGTGGGTGCCCCCCTGTGCCCCCCCAGTCGCTCACACATCAGCATCGCTGTGGGCTGCTCTCCCTCGAGTGTCTGTGTGGGCATCTCCGTCCCCTTACAAGGACACGGCCCTGTCGGAGTGAGGGCCATCCTCGCCCCGCCGCGGCCTTCCCTTGCCCTGACCGATTCCACCTGCGATCACCCTATTTCCCAAGCAGGTCACATTCTGCGGGGCCGGGGGGAGGCTCCTGGGGGGGCACAGCTCAAGCCATCAGGCCCTCCCTTCCCACTTGGCGCATCTGTatctcctcctgccttccctgcGTGTCCTGGCACCTGTAGCCTAAGTCGGGGACCGAAGCATCCCCGATTTCCCCGCCCCTATTCCCTCCACACTCCTTGTCCCACCTCCAAAAGCTCTCCTGGGGCTGCCCGTGTCCCCGCTAGTTCAAGCCACCATCACTTGGTGACACCAGCTGCAAGAGCTCAGTGAATCCCGGCCTCCCTCACCTGCCTGGTCTCACACCCTCGCCTATGCAGAGCACAGTGTTCTAGGGATCCgcccccgcacccctgccccctgccccccacctccctgccccccgcccccctgtgTCCCGGACCACGGCCTTTCTCTGGAATGCCCTCTCCGACCCTCCTACAGCTGCTCCTTGTCACGAGGCGAAGACCAGCTTAAGATCATCTTATTGACCGACACTCGGAGACCCTGCGACCCCCTGGTCAGGAGCAGCCACCGGTTGTTCCCCACCACACGCcctgattttatttctctgcagAGAATTTTGTAAAGAggttattttttctcatttctgtagGTACTTACTGCCTTTTGCCACATTTGCAATGTAGTTCCTGGAGAGCAGGGGACCTTGTTTACCTTGGTCACACCATCTAGGACCGTGTCCGGCACACGGgaggaattcaataaatatttattaaacgaATAATTAATCCTGCCCAGAAGATCTTTGTTTGTGAGCCCTACCCcgctccaccccccacctccacccttttggaaatttattctatgcatttttttaaataaatattttatttatttattcattagacacacagagagaggcagagacacaggcagagggagaagcaggttccatgcagggagcccgacgtgggactcgaacccgggacccgggatcacaacctgagcctcaaccgctgagccccccaggcgcccctggaaatTTGTTCTAAATAACCAACAGGAGGAACAGGGGACACACACCCACTTTGGGTCTTGACGCCTGTTGTCCAAGTGGTTTGCGAAGCTGTGAGGTCAGGTTTCATTTCTCAGGCGACTTTCGAatcccaggggcccagggagtgtctggcctgggggagggggcgtggcGGTTAGAGACACCGAGCGGCGGGTTAGAGCTGCTGCCACGGGGCTCGGGCGTCCCCGTCCTCCGTCCTCCGGGCGCCCGTCCCGAGGTCAGCGGCCTGGTCGACCCGCCTGCTGCGCCAACGCGGTGTGGCCGCGGGAGCTGGGGCGACCGGGGAGCTCTTCCCGGGGTGAGGCCGAGTCCCAGAGGCcagctgggaggcaggaggctgtgCCAGCCGGGGACACAAGGGGGCTTGGGCCAGGATCCGCTCAGCACTGGAGCGCCTCCCCCAGGTCACGGGGTCGGAGCTTCAGGTGCGTCTCTGCAGAAGCTCCGGAAACGCAGGCCTGTCCTCGTGGCTGCGCGCACAGCCGCTCGGcgcccccaggtgccccgtccAGGTCGGCCACAGGCGCTGACGACTCGGGACGCGTGGGCACCGCTGCGGGTCGGGTCGGAGCCTGCATTCCTCGGGGGGCCGCCGGCTTCCTGATGGCGGGAACCACCGCTGGGGCAGAACAGTCCAGAGTCCTGAATCCGGCCTCCACCACCTGCAGGCTCAGcgctcccggggggcgggggtgctcaGCCTCTCTGTTCCCCGCTTTACTCCTCTGTACCGTGGCAGTAGCGCTGCCCCACGGGGTTGCTAGTGCATTCAGAGTCACGGGTGGAAAAGACACAAGAGACGCCTAACACCTGGGCAGCACTTGGCGGGCAAACGGGTCTCCCAGGTGCCGGGATGTGCCCTGGGCACGTCTGCCAGCGCCTTGCGAGGGCAGCCTGCGGTCCCCGTCGTGGCCTCGTGGGCCTCCGACCGCCCCACCGCGTCTGGCTGCCCCCCGCCGTCCCCCCTGCCGGCCCGTGAAGGGTGGCCTGCTAGGGCCCCGCCTGGCTCCAGGCCTTGCCCTCTGAGGACCAGCTCCgtggccccggggcagggggcagggcctgggcgcAGGGCCTGCGGGGTCAGCCGGGCACCCCTAGCCTGCCGGGCTCTCCCCAGAGAGCGCTTTAAAGTGTGCGTTTCTAGGCTCGGCTCAGAGCCTGTGCTCAGCAAGGCCAGGGTGAGGCCTGAGAACctgcctttctgtctgtctgtctgtctgtccttttttcctttaagatgttATGTGTTTGATACAGAGAGAGCGAGTACAAGCGGGACTGGGGCAGGCAGAgggcgggagaagcaggctccgcgctgAGCAGGGCCCGACGCGGGGGACAGCGGACACGGCTCCTAACCCTGCAGCCCCCACCTGGCTGATGTCGCTGCTCCGTCTTCACAGGCTTGCTGACCTCAGGAGCATTGGGGAGGTCCCCGACCACGGCAGGTCCTACGTCCTCACCGTCTCGGTGCCCCATGGTAGCACGTCCACCGCATCCcgtgtctcacacacacacacacacactgcggCCACCCCAGGGGCCATTTTCATTTGCACGCTCGGCACATAAGGAAGGAGCAGCCACCCGTCGGGCCCGGGCCCTGGGGAGTGGAGGGCACGCAGGGGAGGACACGCCAGGTGCTGCTGCCAGGTAGTGGCCCTGGCTCCCCGGGGGCCCTCCTGGCCTGTGCCGTCAGcggggagctgggcagggggctgATGACAGGACCCAGGGAGCCCCATCGGGACCTGAGCGGGAGTCAGGGGACGCCTAAGTGGCCGAGCCCTTGCCGCACTCCCGGGCGCCTGAACCTCCCGAACTGTGGGGCCCGCGGGAGGACGCCTTGTGTCCATCAGCATGTTTGCGTCctttgagggggtggggggcctgcagCGAGACTTCCTCAAGTTGTGCTTAAACTGTGCCGCGTCCTAACGTCATGCGGAGGTCCTCGCTGCACCCCACGCCCACCCCGGTCAGGCCCTCACGGTGACTGCGccggagcccagggcgcaggGGGCCCAACGGTGCGGGCGAGGGAAGGCGTGGAATGGGTCCCTAAGCTCGGGCCCAGCCGCCTGCCACCCCACCGAGGGTGCACAGCGTGGCGGGGCCGCAGCCCAGGCGCAGGTGCTCCCCCGAAGGCCTCCTGCGTGGCCCGGCAGGTCGCTCCCTACATGTGTCGCGGGGGTCCCGGCAGTGGGGCCACTAACCTCCTGGCTTACAGGCGTGAGAGCAGAGGCTTCGGGAGGCAGAGCAGGTGCAGATGGCCGGGCGACCCCCCGGTCCTCCTGGAACCCCCCCCATCCTGTGGTTGGCACCTTGGAGAGGACGTGGGTATGTACAGGTGACGCggaggcagggggaggcgggCAGTGTCCCCGCAGGGCCCACGTGGGGGTGCACACGGATCCTGTGGTGGGGGGCCTGTGGGGAGGCAGCCGTGTCGGGGGGTGAGGCCGTGTTGGGGTGCGGGCCTGGCGGCAGAGGGGACCCGCAGGGCTCTCGTCCCTCACTTCCGTCGCCCgtccctcccccaggccaggtGTGTGGGAGCAGAGACACCCATGGGGCCGGTGCCGAGTTGCACGTGGGGAGCGTCTGGCAGGGCTGCCCCGGGGCGGGTCCACGGGGACCTCTGCAGTACTGGCGGGGCGCATGGCTGTGCCCCGTGTGGGCGACACGCCGGGCCCATGAGCCTGCTGGGCGGCCCGGAGGTGACCAGGCTGCCATTGAGGCTGCGCCGCGGGGGGACACGGCACCAGCGCCAGACACATGGGTCAGGATGAGGAACACGACTCTTTCAGCATCAGGTTTGAGCAGAAAATAGGACAAGAACGTTGCCCGAACCACGAGATGACGAGCCACCCCCTTCCTGGCCGACGGCACGAGGCTGCCGCTCCTCCACGCGGGACCTCAGAGGGTCAGTCCCCTTCCCTGCTGCCAGGCCGCATCCTGCCCGAGGCCACCAGGCCACCAGCGCCCCAGCCCGGCCTGCGGGGCCACATCTTCCTCACGCAGCAGAGAGGCCTTGAGCGTTCAGCCCCCAGTTCCCAGGCCGCGGGGACACAGGGCCTGCCACGGTCCCTGCGGGGCAAGGTCAAGCCTCGGGCGCGGGCCTTCCGCTGCGCATTCCCGGGGATGTTCCCCGTCGGGCCGCGCCAGCCGTGGGGGACAGCACGGTGCAGCctggccccggggcccccaggggTGCCAGCACCAGGGCTGATGGGCCCgcggggaggagaggggtggggggaagctgcTGGATTGGCGGCGGCGCGGCCGCGGGGTCTGGCGGCTGTTTGGAAGCCCTGCCACGGGGGACCCACCGCGAAGGCTGCCCCAAGCTTGGACAGCAAGCAGCGTCCATTGGGACacggaccccccctccccccgggcagAGTCCGGGCCGCGGGCTGCGCCTGCCGAGGAAGCTTCCACGGGAGCAGGAACAGATCCGCACTCCCGGGAGCCGGAGACCTCGGCGCTGCTGCCAGGGCCCTGCACGCCTCAGCCGCTCCCCTCGGCCGTGTGCGGCCTTGTCCTCGGTCGGTCGCCCTGACGGCCGGGCTGCTCCGTGGGTCACCTGGGGAGGTCTCCGCGGAGCTGCGTAAACCCGGCGAGAGGCTCCAGCCGCACCCGCCTGGGTCTGAGGCCACTGTCGAGCGACGGGCGCGACGTAACCGTGTGCAAGACGGGCGTGTGTGCCCGGAGCCGGACGGGCCGCTCTCGGGCTTGGCCGCACTAAGTGGGCAACGGCGCCCTTCTCGGCCTCCCGTCCCCGTCTGTAAAGCTAAAGCGGGCCCATGACAGCCCTGcacctcgggggggggggggtcttgacACGTTGAGTGGGGCCCTGCGTGAAGATTCCCTCGCGAGATCAAAGAGCTACCCcaaaatgtcacttaaaaatcAACGTCCTTACAAATCGGGCGGGCCCCGGGGACCTGGTTGGGGCCAGAACACAGTCTCCCCGTTCCCACTCGGTCCCTCTCCTCCAGGTTGCTGCCCGCGGCCTGCCTTCCAGGGCAGCGATCCTTGGCTGGAGCAAGTCCCGGGGGCATGGCCAGGTGCTGCGGGGGGGGGATCCCCACGAGGGTGAGGAGAGGGCACTGGAGGGCAGGGGCCTCCCACCGTCTGTTTGCTGAGGGCGCTGACGCTAGGCCTCCCGGGTCTGCGCTGTGGCTCTGTCCACCCGTCCCGCCTCCTGGGGGGTTGAAGCGGCCCCGGCGTGAAataacagccccccccccccggttctGCACACGGAAAGCAAAGTCAGGTTTTAATGATCCATTCTGTGTTCCTTGGTGTTTTCTTTCAAGCAAAGGCCATGTGATGGTAAGATACCACACTTCAGTGGGGCTACTCTTGCGTCCCCAGCAAGCATTCCTGAGCGGCGGGTCTAGGAGCCGTTCCGATTTTTATTGCATCTGGTGTCCGATAACCTTGGAAGGAGGCTCTGTCTCCATGCCCCCCAAGGCCATGTTATTTCCGAAAGTTACAGCTCTTAAAATCATCCCCCAGTTAAAGCAAGTGCCATTAATTCTAAGGAAAGCGAGCTTTCCCACTAAGACCAGCCGTGAATGGTTTttaggaaaaagaggagaaaggaaggaaggaaaggaagacccTTCAGCAGCAGGAGCCCAGGGTGAAAACTGTGCGTAGCTCAACTAGTTCAGGAGTTTTCACAGCCGTTTAGAAAGATGTCTTCGGCAAACTCATCTAAATTGGCCAAGAACGCCGGGCAGGCTGGGCACGCGGCGTCCGCCGTAGGCCAGTACTCAATCCAGGTCGAGGAGTCCAAGGGGTAGATGTACCTGCCGAGAAAAAGGACAATGGAGCAGCgtggcggcggccgcggggagaGGGGGCCACGGCCCCGGAAGCCCCGGAAGCCCCGGCTGTTGGGGTGGCTCAGGCCCCTCACGGCCACATGGTCAGCCGGGCTCTGCTTACCGCCCCCCCAGGGAGGACACCCTCAAACCCCAGGAAACTGCTTGGGGCTCCCAAAAATAGGCTCCCAAGCcctatttttcaaaaagagacaataaaatgCATAAACACTTCTCTCTTACAAACAGAACATGTCGTCTGAGACCCTACTGAGGGGCGGATGTTGGGGGGGGTCGGATGAGCGCCCTCGAGGCGTCGTCAGACCCAGGCCCCAGGGTTCATTGATCAGTGAGCACTCAGCCGCCCTCTGCGTTTTGAGTGGTTCGTTGTCTTAAATTCGCGTGTTTCACTGCTTCTGGGCCTTAGATCAAGTGTGAATTCACACCATTGCATTTAGGCTCCTAACTGGTGGGCTGCTGGTTGACAGCAGGACACAGCGGAAACACGTAATTAAGAATAAATGACGCCTGGTTTTGAAGGGAAGACCAGAGACTCCAACAGGACTTACTTGAAACTGAAATTGTGTTTTATCTGGAGGGCTTCTTTACCCATAATTAAATAGTGTCTTCCTTTCTCCAGCTCAGCGTTCGCACACGTGGCCTTTTTAATGAAGGTGATTTCAGAGTCTTTCTGGGCAGCGGCCTCGCCTGGGAGACACACAAGTGGACGATCACATGCATGTCACGACGCCGTGAGCACAAGCGCCTTAACTCCAGTTCGTCCGGCTGGTGACCGAGGGGTCTAAGCTGATGCCGAGCGGCTGCCGGGGAGGGGCAGCGTCCCTACGGTTATGGCTCTGGGATCTGGAACCAGGCTCGCTGCCCTTTGCTGGCTGTGGGGCCCTGGACGGGCAAAGCCTCAGACCTCGCATCCGAAAGGTGGGGACGATGCTAAAACCCACCCCGTACAAGTCCCGCAGAAGGCCGTGAACGGTGAGGAGGGCCTAGGCCCGAGAAGCGCGCCGGAAGCACTTCTTCCTCCCGTAGAACCGGGAATTGCAAGACCTTCTCTACGGTTGAACATTAATCCCCAAATGTCACATAACAAGATGAAAAGGTTATTTGGTTGCTGGCAATGACCGGCTTTGTAGAGATGCAAAGGGTGTGTGAAAGGACTTGGAGGACTTGAAAGAGGGGAACTCTGGGACCCCCAGGGGAGGAACCCGGGAGGAGTCGGGACGCAGGCTCTCTTCCCGGGCACGCATCCCCTCCCCGGAGGCCGGGCTGCCCTGCACCCGGGTGCATCTGCACCTCTCAAGGTCGCCAGCAAACACCCCAGATGTTCTTCGTGGTAAACCgctgtctctcccttcctcccaccgTACCTGGATTTCTGTCACAATGTTGGCGTCTATGCGTCTGTGTCTTCAGCGAGGCTGGGAACTCCCTGAggcggggcctgggcctgagCCATTGCTATAGACTCGGACCTGGGGGTCAGCTGTTTAACTCGGACAGAGTCATCCGAATCATTAAATCCTAAAAAAACTTCGGAACCTAGACGTAGTAGTGACTGCATATACGGTGAACCTCGAGTGTGCACACCTACGCTCCAGCCGATGTTTCTCCCCTGATGACCGTGAGGACATGACTTCCCCAGGCAGCAGGACCTAAGCTGCATCCCCAGCGCTGTTTACCAGCTCGGCCCCGTCAGGGTAGCAGTGTCGCTGCTGGGGCCttactattattttcaaaagcCTTTTGCTGTGGAAATCTGCAGCCTACTCAGAAGAGGGACTAGGTAACTAACCTCAGCTTCTACGGTCACGGACCTTTTCCCCATTTACATCTTTACTCTGAGCCCCCTGTGTTTTAGGGGAAACATCAGctcatcattattcttttttttttaattaacttttttaatttttattttttgctcatcaTTATTTTTGAACTGCATGGTTGCCCTCTGCTCTGGATAGTTTAGTTTTTAGTTTGGCTTGTTGTTCGTGTGCAGCAATTCTTGGGTAAGTGGTAAATAGGTGGTGTTCTGATATTTacgtaaatttaaaatttatatatattaaaaatgaacacCCAGAATGAAGAGATAATAAAGTATGCAAAAatctcttaacattttcttttaaacgTCATAAGTATGAATCTTCCAGACAGACAGGAggacaaagaagaaatgatactgataaaaaaaaaaaaaaaacaaaaaaaaactacagcttGGAACTCATCTGATACTGTGCAATATTCCAGAACAACCTGGAGTGTCTTCTGATACTATGCAAGAATTGGTACAACATCAgacaaataatttgtatttccagaATGAAGAGCACTTgattatttcagtaaaaatagGAATGGCTTATTCTCCCTTAGAATGTAAAAGCTGGTTGCAAACGGTGCTTCCTGCCCTGTGAGAAGATCAGAGTGCTAACCACCTGTTTTCATCAGAGCGACAATCATggttcagattaaaaaaaaatgtgatcatcaatgagaaaaaaatagaataatatcaCAAATCGATTTCATACAGtgaaacatttgaaataataaaaaccagaaaagcattcttttttatcAGAGTATTGATCAAGCAAATAGATTTGGAAAGCATTTATTAGAAGCTAACTTTAGTCTATGGCTAAAAATGCTCAAGCATTTTCGTACTTGAAACCCTCGAAAGAAtttcaaaggagaagaaaatcagTATAAACATAAAGGTACAATGTAGACTTGGGGTCCTACGGACTGCAAAAGTTCTATCTACTGAAATGAGAACACaactttttggaaaatataaataaggtgACAAAATTTCAATCGTTCTTGAGAAATCGACTACTTAATATAAAAAGTGATAAAagtcacataaaatttaaaaatggaaactttgACGATAACTTATTGGGTTTTATTGATTGCAAGGTACTGGAAGCAACAACAGAGCAACATATCAAACTGTTTGAGAGAAAAGGAGTCAATGAGGAATATTTATGTGAACACCTTATTGGTGCAAATAGAATGTTAGAGGAGAGCTAGGCTTCAGCAAAAATTCTGAAATTCCCAGCTGTTCCATTTGGCATCAACTGAATTACCCACCAAGCAGGTACCAAGTGTCTCTAGACACTACATAGATGCGAGCCAAGCAAAAACTCACCTTACATATTATCTTCATAAATTTAGTGTCTCCTACGACATACCTAATAGGACACTAGGCCAAAGTAAGTCATAAtaggaaaagctttaaaaattgcagtaatgaaaactggaaaaatattggGATTTTGACAGGCAGCTGGTAGTGCTAGCATCACAAAGGCAGTTTGGAAATCCTACCAAGCCCGATTGGCTCACTTTGATAGATGCTGTGGGataggaggaaatatttggaaagtgGATCGATATGTGTTGGTGATTTGCTCATGATAGTCTAGCAGTTATGTCAATACCATCTTCAGAtgttcaagaaaatatatttcagctTTAATAAGCTCAGAGATTAGAGAAAGAATAGTGGAATtgtataaaaaaaaggaaactatgaaATTGGAGCAAGAGCTGTTATAAAATCAAGCATGATTATAAATTTGGtgtaaaaccaaataaaatcaatttaaggGAAAAGCTAGttatacaaaaatgtttttgttttagtgacaaaagtaaaaaaaaatacgatGAACTtctaagttcttaaaaaaaatttgtgaatcCTAAAACTGCATCTAAGGTGTTTGTAAAACTCTCAGGGTTGAAGgggaataaaaattaagaaagtcaGGAAAGCGAAATATTCAATAAATCctcaaatttcaaaaattcagTAGATTGTTGTCATGATTTAGCTGGTAATAGAGCTACATTATCTGTTAATTATTATTCgctgataataataaataatatgataataattatgatgatgatgacgataataatacattaaaaatgtcagACAGGGTCCGAAGGACTAGAAACATTTTGAATGTAATTACTACCAATTTAGCAGAAGCTGAGAGAGACTTGGGGACCACGAACAATATTATTGCTGTTAGGA from Canis lupus familiaris isolate Mischka breed German Shepherd chromosome 11, alternate assembly UU_Cfam_GSD_1.0, whole genome shotgun sequence includes these protein-coding regions:
- the LOC119876834 gene encoding collagen alpha-1(I) chain-like — protein: MGQDEEHDSFSIRFEQKIGQERCPNHEMTSHPLPGRRHEAAAPPRGTSEGQSPSLLPGRILPEATRPPAPQPGLRGHIFLTQQRGLERSAPSSQAAGTQGLPRSLRGKVKPRARAFRCAFPGMFPVGPRQPWGTARCSLAPGPPGVPAPGLMGPRGGEGWGEAAGLAAARPRGLAAVWKPCHGGPTAKAAPSLDSKQRPLGHGPPLPPGRVRAAGCACRGSFHGSRNRSALPGAGDLGAAARALHASAAPLGRVRPCPRSVALTAGLLRGSPGEVSAELRKPGERLQPHPPGSEATVERRARRNRVQDGRVCPEPDGPLSGLAALSGQRRPSRPPVPVCKAKAGP